A genome region from Blautia coccoides includes the following:
- a CDS encoding carbohydrate ABC transporter permease encodes MLNKRQKKNIRMAVAYVFTVLMVFAAVAPFVYVVLTALKTQEQIYDPKQIIPTYVTFENFRHVIFESNFVRYFMNSIFITVVTTAICMVLSVMAAYGLTRYRILGAGKIKMAVLMTRMFPGILLCIPYYIIMKHFQLIDSYVGLILMYCSFTLPFAIWNTCAFFSTIPWELEESAMIDGCSRLRSFFSVIFYVAKPGLFVTALFCFMSSWDEYMYASIFINTTLKKTIQVGMQDFIGQYSVDWGLLMSAVVISLIPILLFFALVQKNLVEGLSAGAVKG; translated from the coding sequence ATGCTGAATAAAAGACAGAAAAAGAATATCAGAATGGCAGTTGCTTATGTCTTTACGGTTCTGATGGTATTTGCCGCTGTGGCGCCGTTTGTGTATGTTGTGCTGACTGCTCTGAAGACACAGGAACAGATTTATGATCCTAAGCAGATCATCCCTACCTATGTGACCTTTGAAAACTTCCGCCATGTGATTTTTGAATCCAATTTTGTCAGATATTTTATGAACAGTATTTTTATCACGGTTGTGACAACTGCTATCTGTATGGTGCTGTCTGTTATGGCAGCATACGGACTGACAAGGTACCGTATTTTGGGGGCGGGGAAGATTAAGATGGCAGTGCTGATGACGCGGATGTTTCCGGGAATCCTGCTGTGTATTCCGTATTATATTATCATGAAACATTTTCAGCTCATTGACAGCTATGTGGGGCTGATACTTATGTACTGCTCCTTTACTCTGCCGTTTGCCATCTGGAATACCTGCGCATTTTTTTCCACGATCCCATGGGAGCTGGAGGAGTCGGCTATGATCGACGGGTGCAGCAGGTTGCGGTCATTCTTTTCCGTTATATTTTATGTGGCGAAGCCGGGACTGTTTGTGACAGCGCTTTTCTGCTTCATGTCATCCTGGGATGAATATATGTACGCGTCTATTTTTATCAATACAACGTTAAAAAAGACGATTCAGGTGGGAATGCAGGATTTTATCGGGCAGTATTCCGTGGACTGGGGGCTTTTAATGTCAGCGGTGGTCATCAGTCTGATTCCTATACTGTTATTTTTTGCCCTGGTACAGAAGAACCTTGTGGAGGGGCTGTCTGCCGGAGCTGTAAAAGGATAG
- a CDS encoding carbohydrate ABC transporter permease produces MGRKQKGAGLELKKNWPGYLLLAPAVIAVLALSIYPLCRGIYLSFVNYNLVRPKDSIFNTFAGLENYKNIFANKVFLQSIGNTVKWTLVNLIVQLVAAMLLALALNMKLRGRSLYRTLILVPWAVPHAIAAMTFTFLYNANVGIINILAVKLGAITESVSWLGNIGSAFWCVVLVAIWKGIPFQMIFILAALQGIPQDVYESAEIDGAGRFQSFWRITLPIIKEPLAIATILNLIGIVSCFNTIWLMTGGGPLYSTEILYTFAYREAFINHNFGTAAAASVILFIFMAVFSGIYLRMVSEKE; encoded by the coding sequence ATGGGAAGAAAACAAAAAGGGGCGGGACTGGAACTGAAGAAAAACTGGCCCGGATATCTGCTTCTGGCACCTGCGGTCATAGCTGTCCTGGCCCTCTCCATTTATCCGCTGTGCCGCGGAATTTATCTTAGTTTTGTCAATTACAATCTGGTACGTCCAAAGGACAGCATTTTTAATACATTTGCGGGACTGGAAAATTATAAGAATATATTTGCGAACAAGGTTTTTCTGCAGTCCATTGGAAACACCGTGAAATGGACATTGGTGAACCTTATCGTACAGCTTGTGGCAGCCATGCTGCTGGCGCTGGCGCTGAATATGAAACTGAGAGGAAGGTCATTATACCGCACACTGATCCTGGTGCCCTGGGCTGTCCCCCATGCCATCGCGGCAATGACATTTACCTTTTTATATAACGCGAATGTGGGGATCATCAACATACTGGCAGTCAAGCTGGGAGCTATCACGGAATCGGTCTCCTGGCTGGGAAATATTGGCTCTGCTTTCTGGTGTGTGGTACTGGTGGCAATCTGGAAGGGCATTCCTTTCCAAATGATATTTATCCTGGCGGCCCTGCAGGGAATACCCCAGGACGTCTATGAGAGCGCTGAAATCGACGGCGCCGGGCGCTTCCAAAGTTTTTGGAGAATAACCCTGCCCATTATTAAGGAGCCGTTGGCAATTGCCACGATCTTAAATCTGATAGGTATTGTATCCTGCTTTAACACCATCTGGCTGATGACGGGAGGCGGGCCTCTGTACAGCACGGAGATACTTTATACCTTTGCCTATCGTGAGGCTTTCATCAACCATAATTTCGGGACGGCAGCAGCGGCGTCTGTGATATTATTTATTTTCATGGCAGTATTCTCCGGGATATATCTGCGCATGGTAAGTGAGAAAGAGTAG
- a CDS encoding sugar ABC transporter substrate-binding protein has protein sequence MKRKKVTALLMAAAMILGTTACGNSQSGREDKTEEDNTPDKKESSQENSAEGDAAEITLLMTNDWVDESTELGAEFTKTIRQYEEEHPGTKITVQGASQQDIKESFQTAALAGGGADVVIMDNSGHAIDLAAMGLLYPLSELSTAEDLVSQYQEGPLNSGKFQGEYYSVPWYMDCCGLYYNKERLDELGLSVPTNWEELSGALEKVKEAGYGGIITYQSAYAFYSFFYQNECPVIDTSGETPSVVIDNEQGKEAWNYICDVIEKGGLVESFKEATTWDKVYESFANGEATFLLGGDWCATGIDGINPDLDYGITTMVEGKTQATVLGGWTWNINANSKNPQAAYDLIQYINSEKGDPILAVEGKISARKDFDYGKALEGKERLKVFTDEFPYTCARPAVINEKAIDELITNAILEVDYGKATAEEALESLTQKLNENIASNYK, from the coding sequence ATGAAGAGAAAAAAAGTGACAGCCCTTCTGATGGCGGCAGCAATGATCCTGGGAACTACAGCATGTGGAAATTCCCAGAGCGGCCGGGAGGATAAGACCGAAGAAGACAATACACCTGACAAAAAGGAGAGCAGTCAGGAGAACAGTGCAGAGGGAGACGCGGCAGAGATCACACTTCTTATGACAAATGACTGGGTTGACGAATCCACGGAATTGGGCGCGGAATTCACAAAAACCATCAGACAGTACGAGGAGGAACATCCCGGAACGAAGATCACGGTTCAGGGAGCCTCACAGCAGGATATCAAGGAGTCTTTCCAGACGGCAGCACTGGCAGGAGGCGGAGCGGATGTGGTGATCATGGACAATTCCGGACATGCCATTGATCTAGCGGCAATGGGACTTTTATATCCGCTGAGCGAGCTGTCCACAGCAGAGGATCTGGTATCTCAGTATCAGGAAGGACCTCTTAATTCCGGTAAGTTCCAGGGAGAATACTATTCTGTTCCCTGGTATATGGACTGCTGCGGCCTGTATTATAACAAGGAACGTCTGGATGAACTGGGCCTTTCAGTTCCCACAAACTGGGAGGAGCTTTCCGGTGCCCTTGAGAAAGTAAAGGAGGCCGGATACGGAGGGATCATCACATATCAGAGCGCATATGCATTTTATTCTTTTTTCTATCAGAATGAATGCCCGGTCATTGATACCAGCGGTGAGACGCCGTCTGTGGTGATCGACAATGAACAGGGAAAAGAGGCCTGGAATTATATCTGCGACGTGATAGAAAAAGGAGGCCTGGTAGAATCCTTTAAAGAGGCTACCACATGGGATAAGGTTTATGAAAGCTTTGCCAATGGAGAGGCCACATTCCTCCTGGGCGGAGACTGGTGCGCAACCGGTATTGACGGCATCAATCCTGATCTGGATTACGGTATCACTACCATGGTGGAGGGAAAGACCCAGGCAACCGTACTGGGCGGATGGACCTGGAATATCAATGCCAACAGCAAAAATCCCCAAGCAGCATATGATCTGATCCAGTACATCAATTCAGAAAAGGGAGATCCCATCCTGGCAGTGGAGGGAAAGATCTCTGCTCGAAAAGATTTTGATTATGGGAAAGCGCTGGAGGGGAAAGAACGGCTGAAAGTATTTACCGATGAATTCCCATATACCTGTGCCCGTCCGGCTGTTATCAATGAAAAGGCCATTGATGAATTGATCACCAATGCCATCCTGGAGGTGGACTATGGAAAGGCCACAGCAGAGGAGGCACTGGAATCTCTCACACAGAAGCTGAATGAGAATATTGCATCTAATTATAAGTAA
- a CDS encoding Gfo/Idh/MocA family protein, with translation MKKLNVALVGLSFGLEFAAIYCKHPDVDKVYVVDKNEKLLNIARERYSIPPSQCFTDLQSVLDIPEIDAVHLVTPPSTHAPFSVRVLNAGKHCGCTIPMGMSLDELKQVIEARKASKKNYMFMETTIFQREFLYMKELYEKGELGRLQYMTCAHYQDMEGWPDYWKGFPPLMHPTHAVAPCLMLAGHLPEKVYARGSGKVRKELEETYGCPYAFEAAFITLQDSDITIEMERFLYGVARSYSECFRVYGENKSFEWQQLADEDPVLYTRTGELQRVDILNEEKEESSRGGEILEKRIKIPDYAYLLPDEIASFTTNTVYNNENTHLSFKQGGGHGGSHPHLVHEFIRSILEERKPAIDDIMGAYWTGTGICAHESAMKGGEVITIPRFEEL, from the coding sequence ATGAAAAAATTAAATGTAGCCTTAGTTGGACTCAGCTTCGGATTGGAGTTTGCCGCCATCTACTGCAAGCATCCCGATGTGGACAAGGTCTATGTTGTGGACAAAAATGAAAAGCTTCTGAACATTGCCAGAGAGAGGTACAGCATTCCCCCAAGCCAGTGTTTCACCGATTTACAGAGTGTACTTGACATCCCTGAGATCGACGCTGTCCATCTGGTGACACCGCCTTCCACACACGCGCCGTTTTCTGTGCGGGTACTGAATGCGGGAAAGCACTGCGGCTGCACCATCCCTATGGGCATGAGCCTGGACGAACTAAAGCAGGTCATTGAAGCGAGAAAGGCTTCAAAAAAGAATTATATGTTTATGGAGACCACTATTTTCCAGCGGGAATTTCTCTATATGAAGGAACTGTATGAAAAAGGGGAACTGGGGCGCCTGCAGTATATGACATGCGCACATTATCAGGATATGGAAGGCTGGCCTGATTACTGGAAGGGGTTCCCGCCTCTTATGCATCCCACTCATGCCGTTGCACCGTGCCTGATGCTGGCAGGGCATCTGCCGGAAAAGGTGTATGCCAGAGGTTCCGGTAAAGTCCGTAAAGAACTGGAGGAAACATATGGGTGCCCTTACGCTTTTGAAGCCGCGTTTATTACCCTTCAGGACAGTGATATCACCATTGAGATGGAACGTTTTCTGTACGGTGTGGCCAGAAGTTATTCTGAGTGTTTCCGTGTATACGGTGAGAATAAGAGCTTTGAGTGGCAGCAGCTAGCAGACGAGGACCCTGTCCTTTATACCAGAACAGGAGAATTACAGAGAGTAGATATACTCAATGAAGAGAAAGAAGAATCCAGCAGAGGGGGAGAGATCCTGGAAAAGCGGATCAAGATTCCGGATTATGCATACCTTCTGCCTGATGAGATCGCATCCTTCACCACCAACACGGTATATAACAACGAAAACACCCATCTCTCATTCAAGCAGGGCGGCGGACACGGTGGTTCCCATCCCCACCTGGTACATGAATTCATCCGTTCTATCTTGGAGGAACGGAAGCCGGCCATTGATGACATCATGGGAGCTTACTGGACAGGAACCGGGATCTGTGCCCATGAATCCGCCATGAAGGGCGGGGAAGTGATCACCATACCGCGGTTTGAAGAGCTTTAG
- the sigG gene encoding RNA polymerase sporulation sigma factor SigG has protein sequence MALNKVEICGVNTSKLPVLTNEEKDILFERIKKGDTEARELYIKGNLRLVLSIIKRFSASNENVDDLFQIGCIGLMKAIDNFDTTLNVKFSTYAVPMIIGEIRRYLRDNNSIRVSRSLRDTAYKAIYAKENYVKKNLKEPTINEIAEEIGIEKEDIVYALDAIQSPVSLYDPVYTEGGDTLYVMDQISDKKNREENWIEDLSLKEAMKRLDDREKHIIEMRFYEGKTQMEVAQEIGISQAQVSRLEKHALKNMKSYLRP, from the coding sequence ATGGCACTTAATAAAGTTGAAATATGTGGTGTGAACACTTCCAAACTCCCTGTCCTTACCAACGAAGAGAAGGATATTCTCTTCGAGCGGATCAAAAAGGGAGACACGGAAGCCAGAGAATTATATATCAAGGGAAATTTAAGACTGGTGCTCAGTATCATCAAACGCTTTTCCGCCAGCAATGAAAATGTGGATGATTTATTCCAGATTGGCTGCATCGGGCTTATGAAAGCCATTGACAATTTCGATACGACTCTGAACGTGAAATTTTCTACTTATGCGGTTCCCATGATCATCGGTGAGATCCGCAGGTATCTGCGCGACAACAACTCTATCCGTGTCAGCCGTTCTCTCCGCGATACGGCATACAAAGCCATCTACGCCAAAGAAAATTACGTAAAGAAAAATCTCAAAGAGCCAACCATCAATGAAATCGCCGAGGAGATCGGCATTGAAAAAGAAGACATTGTCTATGCCCTGGATGCCATCCAAAGTCCGGTCAGCCTCTACGACCCTGTATACACAGAAGGCGGAGATACCCTGTATGTCATGGATCAGATCAGTGATAAAAAGAACAGGGAGGAAAATTGGATTGAAGATCTCTCCCTGAAAGAAGCCATGAAACGCCTGGATGACAGGGAAAAACACATTATTGAAATGCGATTCTACGAAGGAAAAACTCAGATGGAGGTTGCCCAGGAAATCGGCATCTCCCAGGCTCAGGTCAGCCGCCTGGAAAAACACGCACTGAAAAATATGAAGAGCTATCTGCGCCCCTGA
- the thrS gene encoding threonine--tRNA ligase, with amino-acid sequence MKITLKDGSVKEYAESKSIIDVAFDISEGLARAACAGEVDGRVVDLRTVLDRDCTLNILTARDQEGLRVVRHTCSHILAEAVKNLYPNAKLAIGPAIDTGFYYDFEAEPFSREDLDKLEKEMKRIIKKGNKLERFTLPREEAIQFMTEKDEPYKVELITDLPQDAEISFYSQGDFVDLCAGPHLMNTKGIKAFKLTSSSGAYWRGDSNKTMLQRIYGSAFATKDELNEYLQHLEDIKKRDHNKLGREMELFTTVDVIGQGLPLLMPKGAKIIQTLQRWIEDEEDNNWGYIRTKTPLMAKSDLYKISGHWDHYKDGMFVLGDEEADKEVFALRPMTCPFQYYVYKSKQRSYRDLPLRYSETSTLFRNEDSGEMHGLTRVRQFTISEGHLIVRPDQMVEEFKGCLALAKKCLTTLGLQDDVTFHLSKWDPENTEKYIGDAQVWEETEQHIRSILEELDVPFVEDVGEAAFYGPKVDINAKNVYGKEDTMITIQWDALLAEQFDMYYIDQNGEKVRPYIIHRTSIGCYERTLAWLIEKYAGMFPTWLCPEQVRILPISEKYQDYAVRVEAELRKNGILCTIDERSEKIGYKIREARLSKVPYMIVVGEKEEAEEKVAVRSRFLGDEGQKSLQDFIEDICKEIRTKEIRKIEIQNDK; translated from the coding sequence ATGAAAATCACATTAAAAGACGGTTCAGTAAAAGAATATGCTGAATCCAAATCTATCATTGACGTTGCTTTTGACATAAGCGAAGGACTGGCAAGGGCCGCCTGCGCCGGCGAGGTGGACGGCCGGGTGGTGGACCTGCGCACTGTTCTTGACAGGGACTGTACGCTGAACATCCTCACTGCCAGAGATCAGGAAGGACTCCGAGTTGTCCGCCATACCTGTTCCCATATCCTGGCGGAAGCCGTTAAAAATCTGTATCCCAACGCCAAACTTGCCATCGGACCAGCCATTGACACTGGTTTCTACTATGACTTTGAGGCAGAACCTTTTTCAAGAGAAGATCTTGACAAGCTGGAAAAAGAGATGAAACGGATCATCAAAAAGGGAAATAAACTTGAGCGCTTCACACTTCCAAGGGAGGAAGCGATTCAGTTCATGACAGAAAAAGATGAGCCTTACAAAGTGGAATTGATCACAGATCTTCCCCAGGATGCCGAGATTTCCTTTTACTCCCAGGGGGATTTCGTTGATCTGTGCGCAGGCCCTCATCTCATGAATACAAAGGGGATCAAAGCCTTTAAGCTGACCTCCTCCTCAGGCGCCTACTGGAGAGGCGACTCAAACAAAACCATGCTCCAGAGAATTTACGGAAGCGCATTTGCAACAAAGGATGAGCTGAACGAATATCTTCAGCATCTGGAGGACATAAAAAAACGCGACCACAACAAACTGGGACGTGAAATGGAATTATTTACAACTGTCGATGTGATCGGACAGGGACTTCCCCTGCTGATGCCCAAAGGCGCCAAGATCATCCAGACACTCCAGAGATGGATCGAGGATGAGGAGGATAACAACTGGGGATACATCCGTACCAAAACTCCTCTTATGGCAAAGAGTGACTTATATAAGATTTCCGGACACTGGGATCACTATAAAGACGGCATGTTCGTACTGGGAGATGAGGAGGCGGACAAAGAGGTGTTCGCCCTGCGTCCCATGACCTGTCCCTTCCAGTATTATGTATATAAGTCCAAACAGCGCTCCTACCGCGATCTTCCCCTTCGCTACAGTGAGACCTCCACACTTTTTAGAAATGAGGACTCCGGAGAAATGCACGGTCTGACACGTGTCCGCCAGTTCACCATTTCAGAGGGACATTTGATCGTCCGCCCGGATCAGATGGTGGAAGAATTCAAAGGCTGCCTGGCGCTTGCCAAGAAATGCCTGACCACTCTGGGACTTCAGGATGATGTGACCTTCCATTTATCAAAATGGGATCCTGAAAACACAGAAAAATACATTGGGGATGCCCAGGTCTGGGAAGAGACTGAGCAGCACATCCGCAGTATTTTAGAGGAACTGGATGTTCCGTTTGTGGAGGATGTGGGAGAAGCCGCCTTCTATGGCCCCAAGGTTGACATCAATGCCAAAAATGTATACGGCAAAGAGGACACCATGATCACCATACAGTGGGACGCGCTGCTGGCTGAACAGTTTGATATGTACTATATTGACCAGAACGGAGAAAAAGTCCGCCCGTACATTATACACAGAACTTCAATCGGCTGCTATGAGAGAACCCTTGCATGGCTCATTGAAAAATACGCCGGTATGTTCCCCACCTGGCTCTGCCCGGAACAGGTCCGCATCCTTCCTATCTCAGAAAAATACCAGGATTATGCAGTCAGGGTAGAGGCTGAATTAAGGAAAAACGGAATCCTCTGCACCATTGATGAGCGCTCTGAAAAAATCGGCTATAAGATCCGTGAGGCGCGGCTTTCAAAGGTTCCTTACATGATCGTTGTGGGAGAAAAAGAAGAAGCGGAAGAAAAAGTGGCAGTCAGAAGCCGTTTCCTGGGCGATGAGGGTCAGAAGTCTCTGCAGGATTTCATTGAGGATATCTGTAAGGAGATCCGAACAAAAGAAATCCGCAAAATTGAGATACAGAACGACAAATAA
- a CDS encoding undecaprenyl-diphosphate phosphatase, which produces MDLIEILKAVILGIIQGITEWLPISSTGHLILFDNIWPMTSTPEFFEVFKVVIQFGSILAVLVLFFHKLNPFSPKKSASEKQETFALWKKVVVGCIPIVIAGLPLDMILEDYLSSVYVIAATLILYGIAFLVIENRKRQPKMETLEALTYQTAFFIGCFQVLAAIPGTSRSGATILGAVILGCSRYVASEFSFFLAIPVMAGASGLKLLKYFLKTGMFSGSDWILLIIGTLVSFVVSVFAIRMLLSYIRKHDFKIFGVYRIILGLIVIVYFSLLA; this is translated from the coding sequence ATGGATTTGATTGAAATCTTAAAGGCAGTCATTCTGGGCATCATCCAGGGTATCACAGAATGGCTGCCAATAAGCAGCACAGGGCATTTGATCTTGTTTGACAATATCTGGCCCATGACCTCCACACCGGAATTTTTTGAGGTTTTCAAAGTGGTGATCCAGTTCGGCTCCATACTGGCTGTTCTGGTCCTGTTTTTCCACAAGCTCAACCCCTTTTCTCCAAAGAAAAGCGCCTCCGAAAAACAGGAGACCTTTGCGCTGTGGAAAAAAGTTGTTGTGGGATGTATTCCCATTGTGATCGCCGGCCTGCCTCTTGACATGATCCTGGAGGACTACCTGTCCAGTGTATATGTGATCGCTGCCACTTTGATCCTGTACGGTATCGCTTTTCTTGTCATTGAAAACAGAAAAAGACAGCCGAAAATGGAAACTTTAGAGGCCCTTACCTATCAGACAGCTTTTTTCATAGGCTGTTTTCAGGTATTGGCAGCAATTCCCGGGACTTCCAGAAGCGGCGCCACTATCCTGGGCGCTGTCATCCTGGGCTGCTCTCGGTATGTGGCAAGTGAATTTTCCTTTTTCCTGGCTATTCCGGTCATGGCAGGCGCCAGCGGACTGAAGCTGCTGAAATATTTTTTAAAAACCGGAATGTTTTCCGGGTCGGATTGGATTCTTCTGATAATTGGAACACTGGTGTCCTTCGTTGTATCGGTGTTTGCCATCCGTATGCTCCTCAGTTATATCAGAAAACATGATTTTAAAATATTCGGCGTTTACCGTATTATATTGGGTCTTATTGTAATTGTATATTTCAGCCTACTGGCCTGA